The following coding sequences lie in one Rutidosis leptorrhynchoides isolate AG116_Rl617_1_P2 chromosome 4, CSIRO_AGI_Rlap_v1, whole genome shotgun sequence genomic window:
- the LOC139840766 gene encoding uncharacterized protein, with translation MNDILSYSANPLPYYFRWFHRRQDTRGKWSISPHLKMTAALRQLAYSYTPDALDEYLQMSERVARESLHNFCRCIIDLYDNVYLREPTLHDIHCLYEGHERIHGFSGMLGSIDCMHWAWAKCPVAWRGQYMRGDHSHPTIMLEAVGLV, from the coding sequence ATGAATGATATTCTAAGCTACTCAGCAAATCCATTGCCGTATTATTTTAGATGGTTTCATCGAAGACAAGATACACGTGGTAAGTGGAGTATTAGCCCACATTTGAAGATGACAGCCGCGCTACGTCAGCTAGCATACAGTTATACACCGGATGCGTTGGATGAGTATCTTCAAATGTCTGAACGAGTTGCTCGGGAATCTCTACACAACTTTTGTAGGTGTATCATTGATTTGTATGATAACGTGTACCTAAGAGAGCCTACTTTGCACGACATTCACTGTTTGTATGAAGGTCATGAAAGGATTCATGGTTTTTCGGGCATGTTGGGTAGTATAGATTGTATGCACTGGGCATGGGCAAAATGTCCAGTTGCGTGGAGAGGACAGTATATGCGAGGTGATCACAGTCACCCAACTATTATGCTTGAAGCGGTCGGTCTCGTATGA
- the LOC139839830 gene encoding AT-hook motif nuclear-localized protein 20-like, protein MSNRWWTGQGNLAGVDPSSGGSLSLKKRDLGISMNENNTSEEDDRDNNSDDPREGAIETSNRRPRGRPPGSKNKPKPPIIVTRDSPNALRSHVMEVESGTDIAESIAHFSRKRQRGVCVMSASGTVMNVTLRQPTAPGSVMALQGRFEILSLTGAFLPGPAPPGSTGLTIYLAGGQGQVVGGSVVGSLVASGPVMVIAATFSNATYERLPVEDEEEGDGVVQGGMGGGGGRGSPPGIAMVDQPMPPQGYNLQPNLMPNGGGQMNHEPFGWAHGRPSY, encoded by the coding sequence ATGTCGAATCGATGGTGGACAGGACAAGGTAATCTAGCCGGAGTTGACCCATCATCGGGTGGTTCGTTGAGTCTAAAGAAGCGAGATCTAGGCATATCGATGAACGAGAACAACACAAGTGAAGAAGATGATAGAGATAACAACAGCGATGATCCAAGAGAAGGTGCGATTGAGACATCAAACAGACGACCTAGAGGCCGTCCACCTGGATCGAAAAACAAACCTAAACCCCCGATAATCGTAACAAGGGACAGCCCTAACGCGCTTCGTAGCCACGTTATGGAAGTTGAAAGTGGAACTGATATAGCTGAAAGTATAGCTCATTTTAGTAGAAAAAGACAAAGAGGGGTTTGTGTTATGAGTGCAAGTGGGACAGTTATGAATGTAACTTTAAGACAACCAACTGCACCTGGATCAGTTATGGCGTTACAAGGACGATTCGAGATTTTATCGTTAACCGGAGCTTTTTTACCTGGTCCAGCTCCACCTGGGTCAACTGGGTTGACCATTTATTTAGCAGGAGGTCAAGGTCAAGTTGTGGGTGGGAGTGTTGTGGGCTCGTTGGTTGCATCAGGGCCAGTAATGGTAATTGCAGCCACATTTTCTAACGCGACATACGAAAGACTTCCTGTTGAGGATGAAGAGGAAGGAGATGGTGTGGTGCAGGGTGGGATGGGTGGGGGTGGTGGCCGTGGATCTCCACCTGGGATCGCGATGGTAGATCAGCCAATGCCGCCACAGGGGTATAATTTGCAGCCGAATTTGATGCCTAATGGTGGAGGACAAATGAACCATGAACCATTTGGTTGGGCTCATGGTAGGCCTTCATATTAA
- the LOC139840765 gene encoding uncharacterized protein gives MSDVPYQINGVHYSRGYYLADGIYPTWAAFVKGFSSAVDEKRTYFTKKQASARKDVERTFEILQGRWHILQQPARAYEVNIMRQLMYTCIAIHNIIIEDNGYNLAENDWVVEPVQHIQRTWIDRCDARARRTRELRDREVHEGIRSDLVEHLWDLRDDL, from the coding sequence ATGTCTGACGTTCCTTATCAAATAAACGGGGTTCATTATAGCAGGGGGTATTATTTAGCTGACGGTATTTACCCAACTTGGGCGGCATTTGTTAAGGGATTTTCAAGTGCCGTTGACGAAAAACGTACTTACTTTACAAAGAAACAAGCGAGCGCTCGCAAAGATGTTGAAAGAACGTTTGAGATCCTACAAGGCCGTTGGCATATTCTTCAGCAACCCGCACGAGCTTACGAAGTGAATATAATGAGACAACTAATGTACACGTGCATCGCGATACACAACATCATTATCGAAGACAATGGATACAACCTTGCTGAGAATGATTGGGTAGTTGAGCCCGTCCAACATATACAACGTACGTGGATCGATAGGTGTGACGCTCGTGCAAGAAGAACAAGGGAGTTACGTGATAGAGAAGTGCATGAAGGCATACGATCTGATTTGGTTGAACATTTGTGGGATCTTCGTGACGACTTATGA